A part of Neodiprion pinetum isolate iyNeoPine1 chromosome 4, iyNeoPine1.2, whole genome shotgun sequence genomic DNA contains:
- the LOC124217855 gene encoding cathepsin O: MEWKKVITTIAVVSLCFLAIPIKIEPDNTESDLKLFKTYVEKFKKSYTRSPAEYEERFRKFQRSLRHIEEMNAKRTSKESARYGVTEFSDLSEDEFASSYLRPDLSSRGMRHLHHSHHHSHRHNRDDTKDGRADSSEKNRLRRSTTGLPVKFDWRETGFVTPVRNQMNCGACWAFSTVEVAETMFAINNGTLHTLSVQEMIDCAGNSNFGCNGGDICSLLMWLTVTRVKIKAETAYPMTWRTDSCQLKKEDLSSAGTFGVQIIDFTCDNFVDAEESLMATLVSHGPVAAAVNALSWQNYLGGIIQFHCDGGFKSLNHAVEIVGYDLSASVPFYIVRNSWGENFGDNGYLYLAAYGNLCGIANQVSSLDVA, translated from the exons ATGGAGTGGAAAAAGGTGATAACCACAATCGCGGTAGTGAGCCTGTGCTTCTTGGCAATACCGATCAAGATCGAGCCCGACAACACCGAAAGCGACCTAAAATTGTTCAAGActtatgttgaaaaatttaagaaatctTATACACGATCACCTGCAGAGTACGAGGAAAGGTTTCGCAAATTTCAG agATCCCTTCGACATATCGAGGAGATGAACGCCAAGCGAACATCGAAAGAAAGTGCGAGATACGGGGTTACAGAATTTTCCGACTTGTCTGAGGACGAGTTTGCGAGCTCTTATTTACGCCCTGATTTGTCCTCGCGTGGAATGCGGCATCTCCATCACTCGCATCATCACTCGCACCGTCACAATCGGGATGATACTAAAGATGGTCGAGCCGACAGCAGTGAGAAGAACAGATTGCGGAGATCTACTACCGGGTTACCGGTAAAATTCGACTGGAGAGAAACGGGATTCGTAACTccagttcgaaaccaaatgAACTGCGGTGCTTGCTGGGCATTCAGCACTGTCGAAGTCGCCGAAACGATGTTTGCGATTAATAATGGCACGTTGCACACGCTTAGTGTTCAAGAG ATGATTGATTGCGCTGGAAATAGTAACTTCGGTTGTAACGGCGGTGATATTTGCAGTCTGTTGATGTGGTTGACGGTAACGCGGGTTAAAATCAAGGCGGAAACCGCGTACCCGATGACGTGGAGAACGGACAGCTGCCaattgaaaaa GGAAGATTTGTCATCCGCGGGCACATTTGGCGTGCAGATTATAGATTTCACATGCGACAA TTTCGTAGACGCCGAAGAATCGCTGATGGCAACCCTTGTCAGTCATGGTCCAGTCGCTGCAGCAGTGAATGCTTTATCGTGGCAAAATTACCTGGGAGGTATAATTCAATTCCACTGTGACGGCGGATTCAAAAGTCTAAATCACGCGGTTGAGATCGTGGGCTACGATTTGAGCGCCTCCGTGCCTTTTTATATTGTCAGAAATTCCTGGGGTGAGAATTTCGGCGATAATGGTTACCTGTACCTTGCAGCTTACGGTAATCTCTGCG GTATTGCCAACCAAGTGTCGTCGTTGGACGTCGCGTAG
- the RpS3 gene encoding small ribosomal subunit protein uS3 codes for MRVMQSSPISVSSRKTLQFSVSFLVTALIMAARSISKKRKFVGDGVFKAELNEFLTRELAEDGYSGVEVRVTPTRTEIIIMATRTQNVLGEKGRRIRELTSVVQKRFNFKEHSVELYAEKVATRGLCAIAQAESLRYKLIGGLAVRRACYGVLRFIMESGAKGCEVVVSGKLRGQRAKSMKFVDGLMIHSGEPTNDYVDTATRHVLLRQGVLGIKVKIMLPWDPNGKTGPKKPLPDNVSVVEPKEETLPTYPSSDVKVAKPDAPPVAPIPV; via the exons ATGCGAGTTATGCAGTCGAGTCCCATTTCCGTTTCCAGTCGGAAGACCCTTCAGTTTTCCGTCTCCTTTCTTGTAACAGCGCTGATTATGGCAGCCCGTTCGATTTCGAAGAAGAGGAAG TTTGTTGGAGACGGAGTCTTCAAAGCTGAGCTCAACGAGTTTCTGACTCGTGAACTTGCAGAGGATGGTTACTCGGGTGTTGAAGTGCGTGTCACCCCAACGCGCACTGAAATCATCATCATGGCTACACGTACCCAGAATGTCCTAGGAGAGAAAGGACGCCGGATAAGAGAACTGACTTCGGTAGTTCAGAAGAGGTTCAATTTCAAGGAACACAGCGTGGAACTATACGCTGAGAAGGTAGCAACTCGTGGTCTTTGCGCCATTGCCCAGGCCGAATCTCTACGTTACAAACTTATCGGAGGACTGGCTGTCAGACG tgCGTGTTATGGAGTACTTCGTTTCATCATGGAGTCTGGTGCTAAAGGATGTGAAGTTGTCGTGAGCGGAAAACTTCGTGGACAGCGTGCAAAGTCCATGAAATTCGTCGACGGACTTATGATCCACTCCGGAGAGCCAACAAATGACTACGTTGACACAGCAACCCGACACGTACTCCTCAGACAAG GTGTTTTGGGAATTAAAGTGAAAATTATGCTTCCTTGGGACCCCAACGGTAAGACTGGACCCAAGAAACCTCTGCCGGACAACGTGTCAGTCGTAGAGCCAAAGGAAGAAACTCTTCCCACTTATCCATCCTCCGATGTTAAGGTGGCCAAACCGGATGCTCCCCCTGTTGCACCGATTCCTGTATAA